A genomic window from Halomonas sp. LR3S48 includes:
- a CDS encoding ABC transporter permease, with translation MAIPSYATRGERIWHYVFLGICALIFLFLVGPLLIIIPLSFNAQPYFTFSEAMLKLDPAGYSLRWYEDFFTSSAWLSSIKNSFIIGIASTILATILGTVAALGLSNRHMPARGAIMALLISPMIVPLIISAAAMFFFFSKINLAQTYLGVILAHTALGIPFVVITVTATLSSFDTTLIKAAHSLGANPTRTFFKVVLPLVTPGVVSGALFAFITSFDEVVVVLFISGPAQTTMPIQMWSGIREQISPTILAVATLLVLLSMLLLTTLELLRRRSERLRGITPE, from the coding sequence ATGGCCATTCCTTCCTACGCGACTCGCGGCGAGCGCATCTGGCACTATGTATTCTTGGGCATCTGCGCGCTGATCTTCCTGTTCCTGGTGGGGCCGCTGCTCATCATCATCCCGCTGTCGTTCAATGCGCAGCCCTACTTCACCTTCTCGGAGGCCATGCTCAAGCTCGACCCGGCAGGCTACTCGCTGCGCTGGTACGAGGACTTCTTCACCTCCAGCGCCTGGCTCAGCTCCATCAAGAACAGCTTCATCATCGGCATCGCTTCGACGATCCTGGCGACGATACTGGGCACGGTTGCCGCTCTGGGGCTCTCCAACCGGCACATGCCGGCGCGTGGGGCGATCATGGCGCTACTGATTTCGCCGATGATCGTGCCGCTGATCATCTCCGCAGCGGCCATGTTCTTCTTCTTTTCCAAGATCAACCTGGCGCAGACCTATCTTGGTGTGATCCTGGCGCATACCGCGCTGGGCATACCGTTCGTCGTCATCACCGTGACGGCTACCCTGTCGAGCTTCGATACTACCTTGATCAAGGCGGCACACAGCCTCGGCGCCAACCCCACGCGTACCTTCTTCAAGGTGGTGTTGCCGCTGGTGACGCCGGGTGTCGTTTCCGGTGCTCTGTTCGCCTTCATCACTTCCTTCGACGAAGTGGTGGTGGTGCTGTTCATCTCCGGACCTGCGCAGACCACCATGCCGATCCAGATGTGGTCGGGTATCCGCGAGCAGATCAGCCCGACGATCCTGGCCGTGGCGACGCTGCTGGTACTGCTCTCCATGCTGCTGCTGACCACGCTGGAGCTGTTACGGCGGCGCAGCGAGCGCTTGAGGGGAATCACGCCGGAGTAA
- a CDS encoding BCCT family transporter, which translates to MDNDSRDDRDRGTEASEGVPAPEGPANLIDTDYVIGQDNLATDKLGFSIDLHGKVFTISALVTVFFVVLTLALQTEVEPLFNSLRDWLTGNMAWFFLLAGNIFVLLCLGLIVSPLGKVRIGGMHAKPDFSYSGWFAMLFAAGMGIGLMFYGVSEPMSHFGAALGGTTVENGVRTDWAPLGAAADDPAGAASLAMAATIYHWGLHPWAIYAVVALALAIFSFNKGLPLTMRSIFYPLLGERVWGWPGHIIDILAVFATLFGLATSLGIGASQASAGLSFLFGLPEGDTTMVLLILGITAIAILSILAGVDKGVRRLSEINMGLAVLLLLFVILVGPTLLILTGFFKNLGGYLVNLPALSNPFGREDANFSQGWTAFYWAWWISWSPFVGMFIARVSRGRSVREFLIAVLLVPSLVSVLWMTAFGGTAIDQLVGDSFEGVRDATLELQLFVMLGELPLTAITSFVGIVLVVVFFITSSDSGSLVIDTITAGGKVDAPKPQRVFWAIIEGVIAIALLLGGGLAALQAMAVSTGLPFTLVLLVGCYAIIKGLMSEPRA; encoded by the coding sequence GTGGATAACGATTCTCGCGATGATCGCGACAGGGGAACAGAAGCCTCGGAAGGCGTGCCGGCGCCGGAAGGGCCGGCCAACCTGATCGATACCGACTACGTCATCGGCCAGGACAACCTGGCTACCGACAAGCTCGGTTTCAGCATCGACCTTCACGGCAAGGTCTTTACCATTTCGGCACTGGTCACGGTGTTTTTCGTGGTCCTTACCCTTGCCCTACAAACCGAGGTCGAGCCGCTATTCAATTCCTTGCGCGATTGGCTGACCGGCAACATGGCCTGGTTCTTCCTGCTCGCAGGGAATATTTTCGTGCTGCTGTGCCTGGGGCTGATCGTGTCGCCGCTGGGCAAGGTGCGCATCGGCGGCATGCATGCCAAGCCGGATTTCAGCTATAGCGGCTGGTTCGCCATGCTGTTTGCTGCCGGCATGGGCATAGGCCTGATGTTCTACGGTGTTTCGGAGCCGATGTCGCACTTCGGTGCGGCTCTCGGTGGCACTACCGTCGAGAATGGCGTTCGCACCGACTGGGCCCCGCTCGGTGCCGCCGCAGACGACCCTGCGGGCGCGGCTAGCCTGGCCATGGCCGCCACCATCTACCATTGGGGGCTTCACCCCTGGGCGATCTATGCCGTGGTGGCCCTGGCGCTGGCCATCTTCTCTTTCAACAAGGGCCTGCCGCTGACCATGCGCTCCATCTTCTATCCGCTGCTGGGCGAGCGGGTGTGGGGATGGCCCGGGCATATCATCGACATCCTGGCGGTGTTCGCCACCCTGTTCGGCCTCGCCACCTCGCTGGGGATTGGGGCCTCACAGGCTTCAGCCGGACTGAGCTTTCTCTTTGGCTTGCCTGAGGGAGACACCACCATGGTGCTGCTGATTCTCGGCATCACCGCCATCGCCATCTTGTCGATCCTGGCCGGGGTGGACAAGGGCGTACGGCGGCTCTCCGAGATCAATATGGGCTTGGCCGTGCTACTGCTACTGTTCGTCATCCTGGTGGGGCCGACCCTGCTGATCCTGACCGGATTCTTCAAGAATCTCGGCGGCTATCTGGTCAACCTGCCAGCACTGTCGAACCCCTTCGGCCGTGAGGATGCCAACTTCAGCCAAGGTTGGACTGCCTTCTACTGGGCCTGGTGGATCTCCTGGTCGCCCTTCGTCGGCATGTTCATCGCACGTGTCAGCCGGGGGCGCAGCGTACGCGAGTTCCTGATCGCCGTACTGCTGGTGCCTTCGCTGGTTTCGGTCCTGTGGATGACCGCCTTCGGCGGCACAGCCATCGATCAGTTGGTTGGCGATAGCTTCGAGGGTGTGCGCGACGCAACCCTCGAGCTGCAACTCTTCGTCATGCTCGGCGAGCTACCGTTGACGGCCATCACCTCATTCGTGGGGATCGTGCTGGTGGTGGTATTCTTCATTACCTCATCGGATTCCGGCTCGCTGGTGATCGATACCATTACCGCCGGTGGCAAGGTGGATGCCCCCAAGCCGCAGCGCGTGTTCTGGGCTATCATCGAGGGTGTCATTGCCATCGCCCTGCTGCTGGGTGGCGGTCTTGCTGCCCTGCAAGCGATGGCCGTCTCGACGGGGCTGCCCTTCACTCTGGTGCTGCTGGTGGGCTGTTACGCCATCATCAAGGGCTTGATGAGCGAGCCGCGTGCCTGA
- a CDS encoding ABC transporter permease, producing MSQSPSVPLTTADGVPLKTSLRRAVRRSKVKAFLLVSPLLLFLGIAFVMPIVEMLWRSVDNPEVSTQLSRTVTALEGWNGDALPDEPVFAALVEDLAEGQAARNLGLLSSRLNYEKSGMRSAINRTARQLRTVEPPYREALIDINGTWGELDTWKLIQREATPYTLSYYLAAVDRQLTPTGEIVQVPENLKVHVALFWRTFWMSAVITGLTLLLGYPIAFLLTSLPLRHSNLLMILVLLPFWTSLLVRTTTWIAILQSQGVLNDVMVALGVIADEARWQMIHNKAGTIIAMTHILLPFMILPLYSVMKTIPPSYMRAARSLGGKPFLSFRRVYFPLTIPGIAAGGILVFILSIGYYITPALVGGQSGRFITNYIAYHMQTSLNWGLAAAIASILLFVVIVFYMVFNRLIGVDKVKLG from the coding sequence GTGTCCCAATCGCCCTCTGTTCCCCTGACCACTGCGGATGGCGTACCGCTCAAGACCAGCCTGCGGCGTGCCGTGCGGCGCTCGAAGGTCAAGGCCTTCTTGCTGGTATCGCCGCTGCTGCTGTTCCTGGGCATCGCCTTCGTCATGCCGATCGTCGAAATGCTGTGGCGCAGTGTCGACAACCCCGAGGTCTCTACCCAGCTGTCGCGTACCGTCACCGCCCTGGAAGGCTGGAATGGCGATGCGTTGCCCGACGAGCCGGTCTTCGCCGCCTTGGTGGAGGACCTGGCTGAAGGCCAGGCCGCACGCAATCTGGGACTCTTGTCGAGTCGCCTGAATTACGAGAAGTCGGGCATGCGCTCGGCGATCAACCGTACGGCGCGCCAACTGCGCACCGTCGAGCCGCCCTATCGGGAAGCGCTGATCGACATCAATGGTACCTGGGGCGAGCTCGATACCTGGAAGCTGATCCAGCGCGAGGCAACTCCCTACACGCTCTCCTATTATCTGGCGGCGGTAGATCGCCAGCTTACGCCGACGGGCGAGATCGTCCAGGTGCCCGAGAACCTCAAGGTGCACGTTGCGCTGTTCTGGCGCACCTTCTGGATGAGTGCGGTGATCACCGGCCTGACGCTGCTGCTCGGCTACCCGATCGCCTTCCTGCTGACGAGCCTGCCGCTTCGCCATTCGAACCTGTTGATGATACTGGTGCTGCTGCCGTTCTGGACCTCGTTGCTGGTGCGCACCACTACCTGGATTGCCATCTTGCAGTCCCAGGGCGTGCTCAATGACGTCATGGTCGCCCTTGGGGTGATTGCCGACGAGGCGCGCTGGCAGATGATCCACAACAAGGCCGGCACCATCATTGCCATGACCCATATCCTGCTGCCGTTCATGATTCTGCCACTCTACTCGGTGATGAAAACCATACCGCCGAGCTACATGCGTGCGGCTCGCTCATTGGGCGGCAAGCCCTTCCTGAGCTTCCGGCGGGTCTACTTCCCGTTGACCATCCCGGGCATCGCCGCCGGCGGCATCCTGGTGTTCATCCTGTCGATCGGCTACTACATCACGCCGGCGCTGGTGGGTGGGCAGTCGGGGCGCTTCATTACCAACTACATCGCCTACCACATGCAGACCTCGCTCAACTGGGGGCTGGCCGCGGCCATTGCCTCGATCCTGCTGTTCGTGGTGATCGTCTTCTACATGGTCTTCAATCGCCTGATCGGCGTCGACAAGGTCAAGCTGGGGTAA
- a CDS encoding universal stress protein codes for MFNKIMVPVDLAHLEVLEPSLQAVADLARHYQAEVCYVGVTSSAPSNVARTPQEYQQKLEAFAQQRSAVHGQPVSAHTISSADPVADLDDLLIKAIHDVSADLVVMSTHPPKHLDVIMPSHGGKIATHTDASVFLVRPQRS; via the coding sequence ATGTTCAACAAAATCATGGTCCCGGTCGATCTCGCCCATCTGGAGGTGCTCGAACCTTCCCTGCAAGCCGTGGCCGACCTGGCCCGGCACTACCAGGCCGAGGTCTGCTATGTGGGGGTGACCTCTTCAGCACCGAGCAACGTGGCAAGGACGCCGCAGGAGTACCAGCAGAAGCTGGAGGCGTTTGCCCAGCAGCGCTCGGCGGTACATGGCCAACCCGTCAGCGCCCACACCATCAGCAGCGCGGATCCGGTCGCCGATCTCGACGACCTCTTGATCAAGGCGATCCATGACGTGAGCGCCGATCTCGTGGTCATGTCGACCCACCCACCGAAGCATCTCGACGTCATCATGCCGTCTCACGGTGGCAAGATCGCCACCCATACCGATGCCTCGGTCTTCCTGGTCAGGCCACAGCGCTCCTGA
- a CDS encoding ABC transporter ATP-binding protein: MNESLEQERNANAREDAGHETDTHFARFINVQKSYDGVELVVKGFNLDIRRGEFVTLLGPSGSGKTTCLMMMAGFETPTHGQILLKGNPINDLPPHKRGIGMVFQNYALFPHMSVAENLAFPLEVRHLSKAETKRKVDRALAMVRLENFGDRRPAQLSGGQQQRVALARALVFEPELVLMDEPLGALDKNLREEMQYEIKRIHADLGVTMIYVTHDQTEALTMSDRIAVFNDGVVQQLAPPDTLYEAPENAFVANFIGENNRLYGEVTETIGDKCQVRLDSGETVLAKAVAAGGIGARTTLSLRPERVDILSAEAGEAFDNRFRAEVKEVIYLGDHLRTRVSVCGNDEFILKTPNAKGYVSLRPGQSIDIGWSSSDCRALDA; the protein is encoded by the coding sequence ATGAACGAAAGTCTGGAACAAGAACGCAACGCCAACGCAAGGGAAGACGCTGGTCACGAGACGGATACGCACTTCGCCCGCTTCATCAACGTGCAGAAGAGCTACGATGGGGTCGAGCTGGTCGTCAAGGGCTTCAATCTCGATATTCGCCGGGGCGAGTTCGTCACGCTACTGGGCCCTTCCGGATCGGGCAAGACCACCTGCCTGATGATGATGGCGGGCTTCGAGACCCCTACCCACGGCCAGATCCTGCTCAAGGGCAATCCGATCAACGATCTGCCACCGCACAAGCGGGGCATCGGCATGGTCTTCCAGAACTACGCCCTCTTTCCCCATATGTCGGTTGCCGAGAACCTCGCCTTTCCCCTCGAAGTTCGTCACCTGAGCAAGGCCGAAACCAAGCGCAAGGTCGATCGCGCGCTGGCCATGGTTCGCCTGGAGAACTTCGGCGACCGGCGCCCGGCGCAACTGTCGGGGGGACAGCAGCAGCGCGTGGCCCTGGCGCGGGCGCTGGTCTTCGAGCCCGAACTGGTGCTGATGGACGAGCCGCTGGGGGCACTCGACAAGAACCTGCGCGAGGAGATGCAGTACGAGATCAAGCGCATCCATGCCGATCTGGGCGTTACCATGATCTACGTAACCCACGACCAGACCGAAGCCTTGACCATGTCCGATCGCATCGCCGTTTTCAACGATGGGGTGGTGCAGCAGTTGGCCCCGCCCGATACGCTCTACGAAGCGCCCGAGAATGCCTTCGTTGCCAATTTCATCGGTGAGAACAACCGGCTCTACGGTGAAGTGACCGAAACCATCGGGGACAAGTGCCAGGTTCGCCTCGACAGCGGAGAGACGGTGCTGGCCAAGGCCGTTGCAGCGGGCGGCATCGGGGCGCGCACGACCCTGTCCCTGCGCCCGGAGCGGGTCGACATCCTGTCGGCCGAAGCCGGCGAGGCGTTCGACAACCGCTTCCGGGCCGAAGTCAAGGAAGTGATCTATCTTGGCGACCACCTGCGCACCCGAGTCAGCGTCTGCGGCAATGACGAATTCATCCTCAAGACTCCCAATGCGAAGGGATACGTTTCGCTGAGGCCAGGCCAGTCGATCGATATCGGCTGGTCCAGTAGCGACTGTCGGGCCCTCGACGCCTGA
- a CDS encoding ATP-binding protein — MRLRNLILLTVIAPLFLALLIFSLVAIKSLEDNVRNRLEREVQVITNVIGTTLSQALTRNATEPLEESLYSAFSFHRIYGAYVFDANGREIYGLGLGQALFSPETIREVAEDGEMRAAYREHDGWHYYSALKPLLSASGEVQGVLQVNRLNTGVENYTGFLSQLALLAFVIGAAGIVLGIWWGFRRHIERPLERLLTVMQRVEAGDRGQRAEAEGPQEYERLAVALNGMLDAMAEKDADIEARRRKEIELEKRLRKSKKLAELGVLAAGVAHEIGAPLTVINGQAQRLSRRDTLTDADRARLGRIRSEVERIVEIVRQLMELGRRHNVEKEPLNLAELLVTARELVEEDFEQNAIRLELDLTPSSCPLLANGQQLIQVLTNLLRNAAQAKEVSRVRIRAREKEGWLTLWVEDDGSGIVDRDKSKVFDPFFTTKPVGQGSGLGLSMVHRIINDHGGTVGVFDSELGGAGFEIGLPLNDADEGGTAT, encoded by the coding sequence ATGCGCCTACGCAACCTCATACTTCTGACCGTCATTGCACCGCTCTTTCTCGCGCTGCTGATCTTCAGCCTGGTGGCCATCAAGTCACTCGAGGACAACGTGCGCAATCGCCTGGAGCGTGAAGTCCAGGTCATCACCAACGTGATCGGCACCACCCTGAGCCAGGCTCTGACGCGCAACGCCACCGAGCCACTCGAGGAGTCGCTCTACTCTGCCTTCTCGTTCCACCGTATCTACGGCGCCTACGTATTCGACGCCAATGGCCGGGAAATATACGGCCTGGGGCTGGGTCAGGCGCTGTTCAGCCCCGAGACCATTCGCGAAGTGGCCGAAGATGGTGAGATGCGGGCCGCCTACCGCGAGCACGATGGCTGGCACTACTACTCGGCGCTGAAGCCGCTGCTTTCGGCCTCCGGTGAGGTGCAAGGCGTACTGCAGGTCAATCGGCTCAATACCGGCGTCGAGAACTACACCGGGTTCCTCAGCCAACTGGCCCTGCTGGCTTTCGTCATCGGGGCGGCCGGTATCGTGCTGGGCATCTGGTGGGGCTTTCGACGCCATATCGAGCGACCACTGGAACGCCTGCTTACCGTCATGCAGCGTGTCGAAGCCGGCGACCGGGGCCAGCGTGCCGAAGCCGAAGGTCCACAGGAGTACGAACGCCTCGCGGTGGCCCTGAACGGCATGCTGGACGCCATGGCCGAGAAGGATGCCGACATCGAGGCACGTCGGCGCAAGGAGATCGAACTCGAGAAACGCTTGCGCAAGTCGAAGAAGCTCGCCGAGCTGGGAGTGCTGGCTGCCGGCGTTGCGCACGAGATCGGCGCGCCGCTCACGGTAATCAATGGCCAGGCCCAGCGCCTGTCCCGGCGCGACACGCTCACCGACGCCGATCGGGCCAGGCTGGGGCGTATTCGCAGCGAGGTGGAGCGTATCGTCGAAATCGTGCGTCAGTTGATGGAGCTCGGCCGCCGCCACAATGTCGAGAAGGAACCGCTGAACCTGGCCGAACTCCTCGTCACGGCACGCGAGCTGGTCGAGGAGGACTTCGAGCAGAACGCCATCCGGCTCGAACTCGACCTTACTCCATCGTCTTGTCCACTGCTGGCCAACGGCCAGCAACTGATTCAGGTATTGACCAACCTTCTACGCAACGCCGCCCAGGCCAAGGAAGTCAGCCGCGTACGCATACGAGCACGGGAGAAGGAAGGCTGGCTGACGTTATGGGTGGAGGACGACGGCTCGGGTATCGTCGACAGGGACAAATCGAAGGTCTTCGATCCCTTTTTCACTACCAAGCCCGTTGGCCAAGGCAGCGGCCTCGGGCTTTCCATGGTGCACCGAATCATCAACGACCACGGTGGCACCGTCGGGGTGTTCGACAGCGAACTGGGGGGAGCCGGCTTCGAGATCGGACTGCCATTGAACGATGCCGATGAAGGAGGAACTGCCACGTGA
- a CDS encoding PQQ-dependent sugar dehydrogenase, with protein sequence MHEASKRLAVPLLASIAGSVASAQAAEVVVERIATEHLTLRLERVAEGLEHPWSVIMLPDGRFLVSERPGRLALVEEDGSISHLEGLPEVSARTQGGLLDVALHPLYGDGEHDWIYFTWSKPVEGGTATALSRARLGDTGLNDVELLFEQSRPADPGRHYGSRLAWLPDGTLLMSIGERGSPSRAQDRGDHAGSVLRLTETGGVPDDNPFVDDDETLDEIFTFGNRNPQGLVVTEAGEAWATEHGPLGGDELNRLIGGENYGWPEVSLGKSYGAGQPIGEDSLPGMRDPVHVFEDRFAPSGLTEVTSSMFEAWQGNLLAGGLYREQLYRLALEGDQVTDAELVLDGQIGRIRDVYQGHDGAIYLINDDPQGSLYRLRPVD encoded by the coding sequence ATGCATGAAGCAAGCAAACGGCTGGCGGTTCCGCTGCTGGCGAGCATCGCAGGAAGCGTCGCTTCGGCCCAGGCCGCGGAGGTCGTGGTCGAGCGCATTGCCACCGAGCATCTGACGCTGCGTCTGGAGCGCGTTGCCGAAGGCCTCGAACATCCCTGGTCGGTGATCATGCTGCCCGACGGCCGCTTTCTGGTCAGCGAGCGCCCGGGGCGACTGGCGCTGGTCGAGGAGGATGGCAGCATCTCTCACCTGGAGGGCCTGCCCGAGGTCAGCGCCCGGACCCAAGGCGGGTTACTCGATGTGGCACTGCACCCTCTCTATGGTGACGGCGAGCACGACTGGATCTACTTCACCTGGAGCAAGCCCGTTGAAGGCGGCACCGCGACGGCACTGAGCCGTGCCCGGCTCGGCGATACCGGGCTGAATGATGTCGAGCTGCTGTTCGAGCAGTCGCGCCCGGCCGACCCCGGCCGCCACTACGGCTCCAGGCTCGCCTGGCTGCCGGACGGGACCCTGTTGATGTCCATTGGCGAACGCGGCAGCCCGTCGCGAGCGCAGGATCGCGGTGACCATGCCGGAAGCGTACTGCGCCTGACCGAAACCGGCGGCGTTCCCGACGACAACCCCTTCGTCGATGACGACGAGACACTCGACGAAATCTTCACTTTCGGCAACCGCAACCCCCAAGGCCTGGTAGTCACGGAAGCGGGTGAGGCCTGGGCCACCGAACACGGCCCGCTGGGTGGCGATGAGCTCAACCGACTCATTGGCGGCGAAAATTACGGTTGGCCCGAGGTGAGCCTGGGAAAAAGCTATGGCGCTGGCCAACCCATCGGCGAGGATTCCCTGCCTGGCATGCGAGATCCCGTCCATGTCTTCGAAGACCGCTTCGCCCCCTCCGGCCTGACCGAGGTCACCTCGAGCATGTTCGAGGCATGGCAAGGCAATCTGCTGGCTGGGGGATTGTACAGAGAACAGTTGTATCGTCTGGCACTGGAGGGTGACCAAGTCACCGACGCGGAGCTGGTCCTCGATGGGCAGATCGGGCGCATTCGCGACGTTTACCAGGGCCACGACGGCGCCATTTACCTGATCAACGACGATCCGCAGGGCAGTCTCTACCGGCTGAGGCCGGTGGATTGA
- a CDS encoding sigma-54-dependent transcriptional regulator: MTGSHSHTDLPILIVEDDAAILELLEEELQEAGYKTLGVGSAEEAVVTLSHSEVALVISDVRLPGMSGMQLLEQLRHEGSHLGFIVITAFGTIDQAVEALKIGADDFLTKPLDLESVGEAVFRVLENRRLAERLQQEEPAGHFHGIVGESETMQALFHDAARLAKSDAPILILGESGTGKELLARAIHAESPRANEPFIAINCASIPTELMESEFFGHVKGAFTGANESRQGLFQTANGGSLFLDEIGEMSTGLQAKLLRALQEKMIKAVGAEKEEAVDVRIIAATHRELEQEIESGNFRSDLFYRLETFSLRIPPLRERPGDIERLISALVEKHASAQGKSIERIEPLALQCLLDYPYPGNVRELENAVMRAVTLAEDGMLSHTDLPERIRQHAYEQRCTVRQIETGELVASGQQSWPRLEEVEKRYIQKVLEATGGNKRRTADILGIARRTLYRRLEEE; encoded by the coding sequence GTGACGGGAAGCCACAGCCACACCGACCTGCCGATACTTATTGTCGAGGATGACGCCGCCATCCTCGAACTGCTGGAAGAGGAGCTGCAGGAAGCAGGTTACAAGACGCTAGGCGTCGGCAGCGCCGAGGAAGCCGTCGTGACCTTGAGCCACAGCGAGGTGGCCCTGGTCATCAGCGACGTGCGCCTCCCCGGCATGAGCGGCATGCAATTGCTCGAGCAGCTACGCCATGAGGGAAGCCACCTGGGGTTCATCGTCATTACCGCCTTCGGCACCATCGATCAGGCCGTCGAGGCGCTGAAAATCGGGGCCGACGACTTCCTCACCAAGCCGCTGGACCTGGAAAGCGTGGGAGAAGCGGTCTTCCGTGTATTGGAAAACCGGCGCCTGGCCGAGCGCTTGCAACAGGAGGAGCCGGCGGGGCACTTCCATGGCATCGTCGGCGAAAGCGAAACGATGCAGGCGCTTTTCCACGATGCGGCCCGCCTGGCCAAGAGCGATGCGCCCATTCTCATCCTGGGCGAAAGCGGGACCGGCAAGGAGCTGCTGGCCCGCGCCATCCACGCCGAGAGCCCGCGGGCCAACGAGCCTTTCATCGCCATCAACTGTGCCAGCATTCCCACCGAGTTGATGGAGAGCGAGTTCTTCGGTCATGTGAAGGGGGCCTTCACCGGCGCCAACGAGTCACGCCAGGGCTTGTTCCAGACGGCCAATGGCGGCAGTCTCTTCCTCGACGAGATCGGTGAGATGTCAACCGGCTTGCAGGCCAAGCTGCTGCGGGCACTGCAGGAGAAGATGATCAAGGCGGTGGGGGCCGAGAAGGAGGAAGCCGTGGATGTGCGCATCATCGCCGCCACCCACCGTGAGCTCGAACAGGAGATCGAGAGCGGCAACTTCCGTAGCGACCTGTTCTATCGTCTGGAGACCTTCTCGCTGCGTATTCCCCCGCTGCGTGAACGCCCCGGGGATATCGAGCGGCTGATTTCCGCCTTGGTCGAAAAGCATGCCAGCGCCCAGGGCAAGAGCATCGAACGCATCGAGCCCTTGGCGCTGCAGTGCTTGCTCGACTACCCCTACCCAGGCAACGTACGCGAGCTCGAGAATGCCGTCATGCGCGCCGTTACCCTGGCGGAAGACGGTATGCTCAGCCACACCGATCTGCCGGAGCGCATTCGCCAGCATGCCTATGAGCAGCGCTGCACCGTTCGCCAGATCGAAACCGGCGAGTTGGTCGCCAGCGGCCAGCAGAGCTGGCCAAGGCTGGAGGAGGTCGAGAAGCGCTATATCCAGAAAGTGCTGGAAGCCACGGGCGGCAACAAGCGGCGCACCGCCGACATCCTCGGCATCGCCAGGCGCACTCTCTACCGCCGTCTCGAAGAGGAGTAG
- a CDS encoding extracellular solute-binding protein gives MKDVSLKAGKPVLKLPVLKLMTCAVAGASALSLASVAQAQQTLNIVSWGGAYTMSQQKAYHEPWMEQTGDEIINLDRSGNALAGLRAQTQAGNVTWDLVDMLPADAMIACAEGLIEPLDHDELLEDAPDGTPPSEDFVDGALGECFVASIVYSNIVAFNTEMFPEDNQPSTIADVFDVENFPGKRTLLRKPINNLEWALIADGVAAEDVYDVLETEEGIQRAFAKLDTIKDHVIWWEEGAQPPQLLADKEVAFGSAYNGRIFDAMVSEDQPFEIIWDAQVFELDGWVVPTGKLDKVKDYLRFATDTQRLADQAQYISYGPARYSSSDMVSVHADTGIDMMPHMPTFPPNFATAIQKDDEFWADYNDELTQRFDAWLAQ, from the coding sequence ATGAAAGACGTTAGCCTGAAAGCAGGGAAACCGGTTCTGAAGCTGCCGGTTCTGAAACTGATGACATGTGCCGTGGCGGGAGCGTCGGCCCTGAGCCTGGCGAGCGTGGCGCAGGCACAGCAGACACTGAATATCGTCTCCTGGGGCGGCGCCTACACCATGAGCCAGCAGAAGGCCTATCACGAACCGTGGATGGAGCAGACCGGCGACGAGATCATCAACCTCGACCGCAGCGGCAACGCCCTGGCCGGCCTGCGTGCGCAGACCCAGGCCGGCAACGTGACCTGGGACCTGGTCGACATGCTGCCGGCCGATGCCATGATCGCCTGTGCCGAGGGCCTGATCGAGCCGCTGGATCACGATGAACTGCTGGAGGACGCGCCGGACGGTACGCCGCCGAGCGAGGACTTCGTCGACGGTGCCCTGGGCGAGTGCTTCGTTGCCTCGATCGTCTACTCAAACATCGTTGCCTTCAACACCGAGATGTTCCCCGAGGACAACCAGCCCAGCACCATCGCCGATGTCTTCGATGTGGAGAACTTCCCCGGCAAGCGCACCCTGTTGCGCAAGCCGATCAACAACCTCGAGTGGGCACTGATCGCCGACGGCGTGGCGGCCGAGGATGTCTATGACGTACTCGAGACGGAGGAGGGCATTCAGCGCGCCTTCGCCAAGCTCGACACCATCAAGGATCACGTGATCTGGTGGGAGGAGGGCGCCCAGCCGCCGCAGCTGCTCGCCGACAAGGAGGTGGCCTTCGGTTCCGCCTACAACGGCCGTATCTTCGATGCGATGGTCTCCGAAGACCAGCCCTTCGAGATCATCTGGGATGCCCAGGTGTTCGAGCTGGATGGCTGGGTGGTCCCGACCGGCAAGCTCGACAAGGTGAAGGACTACCTCCGCTTCGCCACCGATACCCAGCGGCTCGCCGACCAGGCCCAATACATCTCCTACGGCCCGGCGCGCTACTCGTCCTCGGACATGGTTTCGGTGCATGCGGATACCGGTATCGACATGATGCCGCACATGCCGACCTTCCCGCCCAACTTTGCGACTGCCATCCAGAAGGACGACGAGTTCTGGGCCGACTACAACGACGAACTGACCCAGCGCTTCGACGCCTGGCTGGCCCAGTGA